From Anomalospiza imberbis isolate Cuckoo-Finch-1a 21T00152 chromosome 22, ASM3175350v1, whole genome shotgun sequence, a single genomic window includes:
- the GPR179 gene encoding probable G-protein coupled receptor 179 isoform X12, producing the protein MGPCRRALLWGFHAVLVQVAVLAAGQRPQERPPRPAGWSPAPSSSWAPTVEPGAPGDSEGSAAALAFLRTGDAERLARANCSGGVAAGAPGPGPPPALRAALRAAPEALAHAANFLNMLFQTNDIREASVAEDVEWYQALVRSLAEGHPWVRRAVLALDAHPLAPKPRLMLQATKGDGQILLQDVSSAAPSLGNLSWDNEWFNALKSQRVPALRKRVLSNDLRSLDTPKWQRGDSYVGDPGHVRWSPPFLECREGRFLPTWAVTLSSAFYGLKPDLSPEFKGVVRVDVELRDVAIDQCSSGPGWFSDTHRCDLNSTQCVPQESRGFVLGRYLCRCKPGFYRAGGVASSAWAGVAGTDGGSRLGCRPCRPGCATCEDDTPCLIQEDQVLRAAVLSCQACCMLAIFLSMLVSYHFRRSKRIRTSGIILLETILFGSLLLYFPVFILYFKPSIFRCIVLRWVRMLGFAIVYGTITLKLYRVLKVFLSRTAQRVPYVSSGRVLRMLAPILLLVLWFLAAWTIGMLENAHKNIPLVIRAQTSRGLHFSICGHDCWDYMMVIAEMLFLLWGSFLCYATRAVPSAFHEPRYMGIALHNELMVSATFHVVRFLIVPSLHPDWTLLLFFAHTHGTITMTLALLFIPKFLHSGSPLREEITAEVYEDELDMRRSGSCMNSSIASAWSEHSLDPDDIREELKKLYRQLEVHKTWRMATNNPHLAKKRSSRRSLARSILRRSGAELAESASRRSSAGDRAGTLSRRSSSAKRLVDAAGTSLRMRDESSRRRSSALRKSRSSEGPPREPRRGSPTPSPPEEPPPAAVMDLEQSDSDSLDAAPLLCKSASAQNLAGHWQRPPGRAPPLQKSHSVVTGAREAALLAARRAAREQWHGSRHLSAPAPGVPSGAATPQSPAERGSQADAAPPGDAKGHKHVTYAPIKSVSVDSAHPPRKVRVTVKKTPPPPPVRYQSLQRSGTLGDSPEPPPGPSAQAGEAEGTAGDDPERASPPAGKGRLLTPTATSAHVCPWELVQDEILGRKQKAAEAAESGTPGDIAAASPGPKQPPTKSFRSLGLAIKALNRSRGKSILKGKSEGSLRKRGSSRREKPGLAEASAVSLGGLSPDPVSKIPEGSRQSLEAPALQHNNNAATPGEAADWGDSGTGGQWDSLAAGTGDGHKGAAGPSAARGDAGTGGRLEPPSAGHQGAECPPEVARVQPQEGGEAPAVDPGEDVPGVTAEEGTLDELEGTSRSFQPRDHPEEEQPPAKPTPSSVRGAAGPKPRAEVGPPGSLGIPAGRGALLRQEAIASREDAGIPESPDKALEEGSSQPDSERVPGRSWSRAGSAQGELSPGGTRGDSSSKAGICPGKGGSEGDSQRAPGMEKPPELPKVAPEQAEGRRAEVCPWESQEQGRSVRAEICPWDTEQEGQRSPKSGEGVEQPGMELAGKPPARPKASSQRAGTTESKKANICPWEVEGELRPKTEICPWEEAAAPLGKERPRQDMHGISKGEEKVGPRAPEKGKQPPAKPLPKSPSGKSQSSEKAEICPWESQGSKSSDKAEICPWESQGSKSSDKAEICPWEVAAPQLEKGTGPGKEKLPPKKVSKAVEKGSRDRESICPWESLDTEELSLKSAVGKEPSKKSDSTESRKSEICPWEAAEPIGLEKEISQPDVQPKGAQRASPAGMGQLGASAVSPTLLEKSRGRSHGEAEHKPLCRLLPSIQHPGVGSSPSPGTGLAEVCPWEAGEAPAAPAKPSFDTRKSSEVCPWEEESTDPSRTCPGQGRARDGGGV; encoded by the exons ATGGGGCCGTGCCGGCGGGCGCTGCTCTGGGGCTTCCACGCGGTGCTGGTGCAGGTCGCCGTGCTCGCGGCGGGGCAGCGCCCGCAGGagcgacccccgcggccggcgGGATGGTCGCCGGCCCCCTCATCCTCGTGGGCGCCCACCGTGGAGCCGGGAGCGCCGGGGGACAGCGAGGGCTCGGCGGCAGCGCTGGCGTTCCTGCGCACGGGCGATGCCGAGCGCCTGGCCCGGGCCAACTGCAGCGGGGGTGTCGCGGCGGGGgcccccgggcccgggcccCCCCCGGCGCTGCGGGCGGCCCTGCGAGCCGCCCCCGAGGCGCTGGCCCACGCCGCCAACTTCCTCAACATGCTCTTCCAGACCAACGACATCCGCGAGGCCAGCGTGGCCGAGGACGTGGAGTGGTACCAGGCGCTGGTCCGCAGCCTGGCCGAGGGGCACCCGTGGGTGCGCAGGGCGGTGCTGGCCCTCGACGCCCACCCGCTGGCCCCCAAGCCCCGGCTGATGCTGCAGGCCACCAAGGGGGACGGCCAGATCCTGCTGCAGGACGTCTCCAGCGCCGCTCCCAGCCTGGGCAACCTCAGCTGGGACAACGAGTGGTTCAACGCCCTCAAGTCGCAGCGGGTCCCGGCGCTCCGCAAGCGGGTGCTCAGCAATGACCTGCGCAGCCTGGACACCCCCAAGTGGCAGCGGGGGGACAGCTACGTGGGGGACCCGGGCCACGTGCGGTGGTCGCCGCCGTTCCTGGAGTGCCGCGAGGGCCGCTTCCTGCCCACCTGGGCCGTCACGCTCTCCTCCGCCTTCTACGGGCTCAAGCCCGACCTCAGCCCCGAGTTCAA GGGGGTCGTGCGGGTGGACGTGGAGCTGCGGGACGTGGCCATCGACCAGTGCTCCAGCGGGCCGGGCTGGTTCTCGGACACGCATCGCTGTGACCTCAACAGCACCCAG TGCGTCCCCCAGGAGAGCCGTGGCTTCGTCCTCGGGAGGTACCTGTGCAGGTGCAAGCCGGGCTTTTACAGAGCCGGCGGAGtggccagcagtgcctgggcag gtgtggCAGGGACAGACGGGGGGTCCCGGCTGGGGTGCCGGCCGTGCCGCCCGGGCTGTGCCACCTGTGAGGACGACACGCCCTGCCTGATCCAGGAGGACCAGGTGCTGCGGGCGGCGGTGCTGTCGTGCCAGGCCTGCTGCATGCTGGCCATCTTCCTCAGCATGCTCGTGTCCTACCACTTCCGACGGAGCAAG AGGATCCGGACATCAGGAATCATCCTGCTGGAGACCATCCTCTTCGGGTCCCTCCTCCTCTACTTCCCT GTGTTCATCCTGTACTTCAAGCCGAGCATCTTCCGCTGCATCGTCCTGCGCTGGGTGCGGATGCTCGGCTTCGCCATCGTCTATGGCACCATCACCCTCAAGCTCTACAG GGTGCTGAAGGTGTTCCTGTCGCGCACGGCGCAGCGCGTTCCCTACGTGTCGAGCGGGCGGGTGCTGCGGATGCTGGCGcccatcctgctgctggtgctgtggtTCCTGGCAGCCTGGACCATCGGCATGCTGGAGAACGCCCACAAGAACATCCCGCTGGTCATCCGCGCCCAGACCAGCCGCGGCCTCCACTTCTCCATCTGCGGCCACGACTGCTGGGACTACATGATGGTCATCG CCGAGATGCTGTTCCTGCTGTGGGGCAGTTTCCTGTGCTACGCCACGCGCGCCGTGCCCTCGGCCTTCCACGAGCCCCGCTACATGGGCATCGCCCTCCACAACGAGCTCATGGTCTCTGCCACCTTCCACGTGGTCAG GTTCCTGATTGTCCCCTCGCTGCATCCGGACTGGACTCTGCTGCTCTTCTTCGCTCACACCCACGGCACCATCACCATGACCCTGGCCCTGCTCTTCATTCCCAAG TTCCTGCACTCGGGCTCGCCGCTGCGGGAGGAGATCACGGCCGAGGTGTACGAGGACGAGCTGGACATGCGGCGCTCGGGCTCCTGCATGAACAGCAGCATCGCGTCCGCCTGGAGCGAGCACAGTCTCGACCCCGATGACATTCGG gaggagctgaagaAGCTTTACCGACAGCTAGAGGTGCACAAGACGTGGCGGATGGCGACCAACAACCCGCACCTGGCCAAGAAGCGCAGCTCCCGCCGCAGCCTCGCCCGCTCCATCCTGCGCCGCAGCGGTGCCGAGCTGGCCGAGAGCGCGTCCCGCCGCAGCAGCGCCGGGGACCGGGCGGGGACCCTGTCCCGCCGCAGCTCCTCGGCCAAGCGGCTCGTGGATGCCGCCGGGACCAGCCTGAGGATGCGGGACGAAAGCTCCCGGCGCCGCTCCTCAGCCTTGCGCAAGTCCCGCAGCTCCGAGGGGCCCCCGCGGGAGCCCCGCCGAGGGTCGCCCACACCCAGCCCGCCCGAGGAGCCTCCGCCGGCGGCGGTGATGGACTTGGAGCAATCCGACAGCGACTCGCTGGACGCCGCCCCGCTCCTGTGCAAATCGGCCAGCGCCCAAAACCTGGCGGGGCACTGGCAGCGACCCCCGGGCCGCGCGCCGCCCTTGCAGAAGTCCCACAGCGTTGTCACCGGGGCGCGGGAAGCGGCGCTGCTGGCCGCCCGCAGGGCCGCCCGCGAGCAGTGGCACGGCAGCCGCCACCTCTCCGCGCcggccccgggggtccccagcGGCGCCGCGACACCGCAGAGCCCCGCCGAGAGGGGCTCGCAGGCGGacgcggccccgccgggcgaTGCCAAGGGGCACAAACATGTCACCTACGCGCCCATCAAGAGCGTCAGCGTCGACAGCGCCCACCCGCCCAGGAAGGTGCGGGTGACCGTGAAGAAAACCCCCCCTCCGCCCCCCGTCCGCTACCAGAGCCTGCAGCGCTCGGGGACGCTCGGGGACAGCCCGGAGCCACCGCCGGGCCCCTCGGCACAGGCGGGAGAGGcggaggggacagcaggggacgACCCGGAGCGCGCGTCCCCcccggcagggaagggcaggctGCTGACCCCGACGGCCACCTCGGCACACGTCTGTCCCTGGGAGCTGGTCCAGGACGAGATCCTGGGCAGGAAACAAAAAGCGGCCGAGGCAGCAGAGTCGGGGACCCCCGGTGACATAGCGGCCGCTTCCCCCGGCCCCAAGCAGCCTCCCACGAAGAGTTTCCGCAGCCTGGGACTCGCCATCAAAGCCCTCAACCGCTCCAGGGGGAAGAGCATCCTGAAAGGGAAAAGCGAGGGGAGCCTCAGGAAgagggggagcagcaggagggagaagCCCGGCCTGGCAGAGGCCTCGGCCGTGTCCCTCGGGGGACTCAGCCCAGACCCCGTGTCCAAAATCCCCGaggggagcaggcagagcctcGAGGCCCCCGCCCTCCAGCACAACAACAACGCCGCCACCCCCGGGGAAGCCGCGGActggggggacagcgggacaggaGGACAATGGGACAGCCTGGCCGCGGGGACAGGCGATGGGCACAAAGGGGCAGCGGGGCCCAGCGCTGCCCGAGGGGACGCGGGTACTGGTGGGCGTCTGGAGCCACCCAGCGCGGGCCACCAAGGAGCTGAATGTCCCCCGGAGGTGGCACGGGTACAGCCCCAGGAAGGGGGCGAGGCTCCTGCAGTGGATCCGGGGGAGGACGTTCCTGGGGTCACAGCGGAGGAAGGGACACTTGATGAGCTCGAGGGGACCAGCAGGTCCTTCCAGCCCCGGGACCACCCGGAGGAGGAGCAGCCGCCTGCGAAGCCCACCCCGAGCAGCgtgcggggcgcggcggggccgaaGCCGCGGGCTGAGGTTGGTCCGCCCGGATCGCTCGGAATCCCGGCAGGAAGGGGAGCCTTGCTGCGCCAGGAGGCGATCGCTTCCCGGGAGGACGCAGGGATCCCAGAGAGCCCGGACAAGGCGCTGGAAGAGGGGAGCAGCCAGCCCGACTCCGAGCGGGTccctggaaggagctggagcagggctgggagcgcGCAGGGAGAGCTCAGTCCTGGGGGAACGCGGGGAGATTCCAGCTCCAAAGCAGGAATCTGCCCTGGGAAGGGCGGCAGTGAGGGGGATTCTCAGCGCGCTCCGGGCATGGAAAAACCACCAGAGCTGCCGAAAGTGGCCCCGGAGCAAGCggagggcaggagggctgaggTGTGCCCGTgggaaagccaggaacagggaaGGAGTGTCCGAGCAGAAATCTGCCCCtgggacacagagcaggaagGGCAGAGATCCCCCAAAtctggagaaggtgtggagcagcctgggatggagcTCGCAGGGAAACCCCCAGCTCGGCCCAAAGCCTCATCCCAGCGGGCTGGAACCACGGAGAGCAAAAAGGCCAACATCTGTCCCTGGGAGGTGGAGGGTGAGCTGCGCCCAAAAACTGAGATCTGCCCCTGGGAAGAGGCTGCAGCTCCGCTGGGGAAGGAGAGACCGAGGCAGGACATGCATGGCATTTccaaaggggaagaaaaagtgGGGCCTAGAGCACCGGAAAAAGGAAAGCAGCCCCCAGCCAAACCTCTGCCCAAATCTCCTTCAGGGAAATCCCAGAGCTCAGAGAAGGCAGAGATCTGTCCCTGGGAATCTCAGGGCTCCAAATCCAGTGACAAAGCTGAAATCTGTCCCTGGGAG TCTCAGGGCTCCAAATCCAGTGACAAAGCTGAAATCTGTCCCTGGGAG GTGGCTGCGCCTCAGCTGGAGAAAGGAACTGGCCCAGGTAAGGAGAAACTTCCACCAAAAAAAGTCTCCAAAGCTGTGGAGAAGGGGAGCAGAGACCGAGAGTCCATCTGTCCATGGGAGAGCCTGGACACGGAGGAGCTCTCCCTGAAATCTGCAGTGGGGAAGGAGCCATCCAAGAAATCCGACAGCACGGAGAGCAGGAAATCTGAAATTTGcccctgggaagcagcagagccCATTGGGTTGGAGAAGGAAATCTCCCAGCCAGATGTGCAGCCAAAGGGAGCCCAAAGAGCTtcccctgcagggatgggacagctgGGTGCCAGCGCTGTGTCTCCAACACTTCTGGAAAAATCCAGGGGCAGATCCCACGGGGAAGCCGAGCACAAGCCCCTGTGCCGACTCCTGCCCAGCATCCAGCACCCAGGGGtgggcagcagccccagccctggcactggcCTGGCTGAGGTTTGTCCTTGGGAAGCTGGAgaggctccagcagcacctgccaaGCCCAGTTTCGACACGAGGAAAAGCTCTGAGGTGTGTCCGTGGGAGGAGGAGAGCACGGATCCCTCCCGGAcctgccccgggcagggcagagcccggGATGGGGGTGGGGTGTGA